A genomic segment from Nematostella vectensis chromosome 6, jaNemVect1.1, whole genome shotgun sequence encodes:
- the LOC5508329 gene encoding uncharacterized protein LOC5508329 isoform X1 codes for MASLFDTNQAVRIAKYFLEDIEDPVNLVPVSLVVLCLAVAGRPRGLAWWAMFNGCIIHCWMDGIVGMFGRGPKWLVIEYGKLDSRYWPTKDSLVMMICAVELLIMGPLCLLWGPEATLAFWLSVTGREKSGGSGTQGSQWRTPHKYFDIRKLLKHQKKIQVIENSVIINSFSFIHHIIYITNFIEPIPIVCIFFKLTNHIKNGMLYCPCEQPLFFSKNIRK; via the exons ATGGCAAGTTTATTTGACACAAATCAAGCTGTCAGAATCGCTAAATACTTCCTGGAAGACATAGAAGACCCTGTAAATCTAGTTCCCGTGTCACTGGTTGTACTGTGTCTAGCCGTTGCTGGCCGTCCTCGCGGGCTGGCTTGGTGGGCAATGTTTAACGGCTGCATTATACATTGCTGGATGGATGG AATTGTAGGAATGTTTGGACGTGGCCCTAAATGGCTGGTTATTGAGTACGGCAAGCTTGATTCCCGGTACTGGCCAACCAAAGACTCCTTGGTCATGATGATATGTGCTGTGGAGTTACTGATCATGGGACCCCTGTGCCTTCTCTG GGGGCCAGAGGCTACCCtggcattttggctgagcgtcactggacgggagaagtctggaggctctggtactcAGGGTAGCCAGTGGCGTACTCCACATAAATATTTTGACATTAGAAAACTTCtaaaacaccaaaaaaaaatacaagttATAGAAAATAGTGTAATAATTAACTCCTTTTCCTTTATCCatcatattatatatattaccAATTTTATAGAGCCGATCCCAAtagtatgtattttttttaaattgacaAACCACATTAAAAATGGAATGCTGTATTGCCCATGTGAGCAGCcactgtttttttctaaaaatataagaaaatga
- the LOC5508329 gene encoding 3-beta-hydroxysteroid-Delta(8),Delta(7)-isomerase isoform X2: protein MASLFDTNQAVRIAKYFLEDIEDPVNLVPVSLVVLCLAVAGRPRGLAWWAMFNGCIIHCWMDGIVGMFGRGPKWLVIEYGKLDSRYWPTKDSLVMMICAVELLIMGPLCLLWYHAIIMDKWYKHFLAIITSTFQMMGCILYFSAELYDGCEHIPFTTWPPTFTKFDDLFYFWFIYVFANGVWIIIPSYVMITTLQEMYPIYIHSSQPKKSKKRN, encoded by the exons ATGGCAAGTTTATTTGACACAAATCAAGCTGTCAGAATCGCTAAATACTTCCTGGAAGACATAGAAGACCCTGTAAATCTAGTTCCCGTGTCACTGGTTGTACTGTGTCTAGCCGTTGCTGGCCGTCCTCGCGGGCTGGCTTGGTGGGCAATGTTTAACGGCTGCATTATACATTGCTGGATGGATGG AATTGTAGGAATGTTTGGACGTGGCCCTAAATGGCTGGTTATTGAGTACGGCAAGCTTGATTCCCGGTACTGGCCAACCAAAGACTCCTTGGTCATGATGATATGTGCTGTGGAGTTACTGATCATGGGACCCCTGTGCCTTCTCTG GTACCATGCAATTATTATGGACAAGTGGTATAAGCATTTCCTGGCCATCATAACCTCAACATTCCAGATGATGGGCTGTATTCTGTACTTCTCAGCTGAATTATATGATGGCTGCGAACACATTCCCTTTACA ACCTGGCCCCCTACATTCACCAAGTTTGATGACCTGTTCTACTTCTGGTTTATTTATGTGTTTGCCAATGGAGTTTGGATTATCATCCCATCATATGTCATGATAACAACTTTACAAGAGATGTATCCAATCTATATCCACTCTAGCCAACCcaaaaaatcaaagaaaagaaaCTAG
- the LOC5508330 gene encoding solute carrier family 49 member 4 homolog isoform X1 — translation MPRKQRRRSDKSPLIINQNDTLSSGNDAPVSISSSTGLFKIYKRRWYILGVFTALATVSNMQWNSWGPISQPCQIAFGWADWQILLLSSWIAVSMIVGALPLTWLMDTKGLRCAVVLCAFLMTIGKAMQVIPASGATRLILMNTGQFILMLGSPVSLGAPPSISATWFPPSERNTATAIATLAAYLGIALSFAIAPVMAPMVGPSGNSTMSRANGTTFMNVTYTDNDKEEMRSGIRNFMLLELVVSGILFLMILVYFPSRPPIPPSLRSVKETPKYKDGLGRLLRNGSYWLLAVVFAISFGVYFGWLAVFALAVKPFGIGETKAGWLGCAGTMAGITSGIILARCADYVQHYTKNILMVLFLGTSLAQLFFSMTCSELIPYSEIVLFASIIVGGLFFNGTTPLMFELAMECVYPVAEGITAVLLLVAGNVIYLAFQVAFMFPGVSVKWMNWFTVVATGICVPALLFYKGKMSYFKLGLDEDKREETAKRLNTV, via the exons ATGCCTCGCAAACAACGCAGACGAAGCGATAAGTCACCTCTTATCATCAATCAAAACGACACGTTATCATCAGGGAACGATGCTCCTGTCTCTATCAGCTCATCTACCGGACTTTTCAAGATCTATAAACGCCGATGGTATATTCTAGGTGTGTTTACTGCACTAGCAACAGTCAGTAACATGCAGTGGAACTCGTGGGGTCCTATATCTCAGCCATGTCAGATAGCATTCGGATGGGCGGACTGGCAAATTTTGCTTTTGTCTTCTTGGATTGCAGTGTCGATGATCGTAGGAGCACTACCTCTTACATGGCTGATGGATACGAAAG GTTTGCGCTGTGCTGTGGTGCTTTGTGCTTTCCTGATGACAATTGGTAAGGCCATGCAAGTAATTCCTGCAAGTGGCGCAACACGCTTGATTCTTATGAACACTGGCCAGTTCATTCTCATGCTAGGATCACCTGTGTCTCTTGGCGCACCTCCCTCAATCTCAGCAACATGGTTTCCTCCCAGTGAGCGCAACACAGCAACTGCTATAGCAACCCTAGCTGCCTATCTGGGTATTGCATTGTCATTTGCCATTGCCCCTGTTATGGCTCCTATGGTTGGACCATCAGGTAACTCAACTATGAGTAGAGCAAATGGTACCACTTTTATGAATGTTACCTACACTGACAATGATAAGGAAGAAATGAGATCTGGAATAAGGAACTTCATGTTGTTGGAACTTGTTGTCAGTGGTATCCTGTTTCTGATGATTTTAGTATATTTTCCAAGTAGACCACCAATCCCTCCAAGTCTACGATCTGTAAAGGAGACTCCCAAGTATAAGGATGGGCTAGGGAGACTGTTAAGAAATGGCTCCTATTGGCTGTTAGCTGTGGTGTTTGCTATAAGCTTTGGGGTCTATTTTGGTTGGCTGGCAGTGTTTGCTTTAGCTGTGAAGCCCTTTGGTATTGGTGAGACAAAAGCTGGCTGGTTGGGATGTGCAGGGACCATGGCAGGCATTACCTCTGGAATCATTCTTGCAAG GTGTGCCGACTATGTGCAGCATTATACCAAGAATATCCTGATGGTGCTATTCCTGGGTACATCTTTAGCTCAGCTCTTCTTCAGTATGACCTGCTCGGAACTTATCCCATACTCAGAAATAGTCCTCTTTGCATCCATTATTGTTGGGGGACTCTTCTTCAATGGAACCACACCCCTTATGTTTGAGCTAGCCATGGAGTGTGTGTATCCGGTGGCAGAGGGAATCACCGCGGTGTTGTTACTAGTGGCAGGAAATGTTATTTATTTAGCTTTTCAAGTTGCTTTCATGTTTCCTGGTGTCAGTGTCAAATGGATGAACTGGTTTACGGTCGTTGCAACTGGTATTTGTGTGCCAGCTTTGTTATTTTACAAGGGGAAGATGTCCTATTTCAAGTTAGGATTAGATGAAGATAAAAGAGAAGAAACTGCTAAGAGACTAAACAcagtttaa
- the LOC5508330 gene encoding solute carrier family 49 member 4 isoform X2: protein MPRKQRRRSDKSPLIINQNDTLSSGNDAPVSISSSTGLFKIYKRRWYILGLRCAVVLCAFLMTIGKAMQVIPASGATRLILMNTGQFILMLGSPVSLGAPPSISATWFPPSERNTATAIATLAAYLGIALSFAIAPVMAPMVGPSGNSTMSRANGTTFMNVTYTDNDKEEMRSGIRNFMLLELVVSGILFLMILVYFPSRPPIPPSLRSVKETPKYKDGLGRLLRNGSYWLLAVVFAISFGVYFGWLAVFALAVKPFGIGETKAGWLGCAGTMAGITSGIILARCADYVQHYTKNILMVLFLGTSLAQLFFSMTCSELIPYSEIVLFASIIVGGLFFNGTTPLMFELAMECVYPVAEGITAVLLLVAGNVIYLAFQVAFMFPGVSVKWMNWFTVVATGICVPALLFYKGKMSYFKLGLDEDKREETAKRLNTV from the exons ATGCCTCGCAAACAACGCAGACGAAGCGATAAGTCACCTCTTATCATCAATCAAAACGACACGTTATCATCAGGGAACGATGCTCCTGTCTCTATCAGCTCATCTACCGGACTTTTCAAGATCTATAAACGCCGATGGTATATTCTAG GTTTGCGCTGTGCTGTGGTGCTTTGTGCTTTCCTGATGACAATTGGTAAGGCCATGCAAGTAATTCCTGCAAGTGGCGCAACACGCTTGATTCTTATGAACACTGGCCAGTTCATTCTCATGCTAGGATCACCTGTGTCTCTTGGCGCACCTCCCTCAATCTCAGCAACATGGTTTCCTCCCAGTGAGCGCAACACAGCAACTGCTATAGCAACCCTAGCTGCCTATCTGGGTATTGCATTGTCATTTGCCATTGCCCCTGTTATGGCTCCTATGGTTGGACCATCAGGTAACTCAACTATGAGTAGAGCAAATGGTACCACTTTTATGAATGTTACCTACACTGACAATGATAAGGAAGAAATGAGATCTGGAATAAGGAACTTCATGTTGTTGGAACTTGTTGTCAGTGGTATCCTGTTTCTGATGATTTTAGTATATTTTCCAAGTAGACCACCAATCCCTCCAAGTCTACGATCTGTAAAGGAGACTCCCAAGTATAAGGATGGGCTAGGGAGACTGTTAAGAAATGGCTCCTATTGGCTGTTAGCTGTGGTGTTTGCTATAAGCTTTGGGGTCTATTTTGGTTGGCTGGCAGTGTTTGCTTTAGCTGTGAAGCCCTTTGGTATTGGTGAGACAAAAGCTGGCTGGTTGGGATGTGCAGGGACCATGGCAGGCATTACCTCTGGAATCATTCTTGCAAG GTGTGCCGACTATGTGCAGCATTATACCAAGAATATCCTGATGGTGCTATTCCTGGGTACATCTTTAGCTCAGCTCTTCTTCAGTATGACCTGCTCGGAACTTATCCCATACTCAGAAATAGTCCTCTTTGCATCCATTATTGTTGGGGGACTCTTCTTCAATGGAACCACACCCCTTATGTTTGAGCTAGCCATGGAGTGTGTGTATCCGGTGGCAGAGGGAATCACCGCGGTGTTGTTACTAGTGGCAGGAAATGTTATTTATTTAGCTTTTCAAGTTGCTTTCATGTTTCCTGGTGTCAGTGTCAAATGGATGAACTGGTTTACGGTCGTTGCAACTGGTATTTGTGTGCCAGCTTTGTTATTTTACAAGGGGAAGATGTCCTATTTCAAGTTAGGATTAGATGAAGATAAAAGAGAAGAAACTGCTAAGAGACTAAACAcagtttaa